A window of the Bacteroidota bacterium genome harbors these coding sequences:
- the cysC gene encoding adenylyl-sulfate kinase produces MENIFPIFSHMVSQGEKEKLLRQRGMVFWLTGLSGSGKSTLAKGLERKLHNRGFLTKLLDGDNIRHGINSNLGFSEEDRQENIRRVAQVAKLFLGTGTVTICSFISPTEKMRQLAKEIIGPENFFEIYVKCSLEVCEERDPKGLYRKVRKGEIKNFTGIHSEYEEPVSPNFILRTDNKTVRRSIRQCYREIISLIRY; encoded by the coding sequence TTGGAAAATATATTTCCCATATTCAGCCATATGGTAAGTCAGGGGGAGAAAGAAAAGCTTCTTCGGCAGCGAGGAATGGTTTTCTGGCTAACTGGTTTATCTGGATCAGGTAAAAGCACACTTGCAAAAGGTTTGGAGCGTAAACTACATAATCGTGGCTTTTTGACTAAATTATTGGATGGCGATAATATTCGTCATGGAATAAATAGCAATCTGGGGTTTAGTGAAGAAGATCGGCAGGAAAATATTCGCAGGGTTGCTCAAGTAGCTAAACTTTTTCTGGGCACTGGCACTGTAACTATTTGTTCGTTCATTAGTCCAACTGAAAAAATGAGACAATTGGCTAAAGAGATAATCGGACCAGAGAATTTTTTTGAAATTTATGTAAAATGCTCTTTGGAAGTATGCGAAGAACGCGATCCAAAAGGCTTATATAGAAAAGTCAGAAAAGGAGAAATAAAGAATTTCACAGGAATTCATTCAGAATATGAAGAGCCTGTTTCTCCAAATTTTATCTTGCGAACTGACAATAAAACAGTAAGAAGATCCATTCGTCAATGTTACAGGGAAATAA